In Struthio camelus isolate bStrCam1 chromosome 4, bStrCam1.hap1, whole genome shotgun sequence, a genomic segment contains:
- the TRMT9B gene encoding probable tRNA methyltransferase 9B, whose product MEQEATQLEKQHVHSVYENTAAYFNELQSKAWPRVRHFLLEQKPGSLVADIGCGTGKYLSVNSQVYNLGCDYCEPLVEIARKKGDEVLVCDNLNLPFRHQCFNAVISIGVIHHFSTKQRRIKAIKEMARVLIPGGQMMIYVWAMEQKNRRFEKQDVFVPWNKALCSRHFSESNQSGDKGEFVHTVRSQDIHPAQLVISDCSYPTNLQSEIDSKHSHNTDHCLSRACCMKISEEENRFCSALGRSFRSWFFSRSLDESALRKQAEKMKPLKSEGEWANSTISIQQSRHCSLDLGPHGTLLKEQSLDDDEVFAENLSLKKPEWSPATDALKDLNLNGGHQSVIQSKSAETSFLSGPVEDGDNSCSYNNDDAGKSNAGKFFRRTSTTDSTDSALDSAVSVGDQTADTPDTKAFMRYYHVFREGELCSLVEENVPELQILSSCYDHGNWCIIAEKKGK is encoded by the exons AGTCTTGTTGCGGACATAG GTTGTGGAACTGGAAAGTATCTCAGTGTCAACAGTCAGGTGTATAATCTCGGCTGTGATTACTGTGAACCGCTGGTAGAGATTGCAAGGAAGAAAGGTGATGAAGTTCTGGTATGTGACAACCTTAACCTTCCCTTTAGGCATCAGTGCTTCAATGCAGTCATTTCCATTGGAG TGATCCATCATTTCTCAACTAAACAAAGAAGAATCAAAGCAATAAAGGAAATGGCAAGGGTATTGATACCCGGAGGCCAGATGATGATTTATGTTTGGGCTATGGAACAAAAGAATCGCCGCTTTGAGAAGCAAGATGTATTTGTTCCTTGGAACAAGGCCTTGTGCTCACGGCATTTTTCAGAATCAAATCAATCTGGAGATAAGGGTGAGTTTGTGCATACTGTAAGAAGCCAGGATATACACCCTGCACAGCTAGTCATCTCTGATTGCAGCTATCCAACCAATCTGCAGTCAGAAATTGATTCAAAACATTCCCACAACACGGACCACTGCTTGTCCAGAGCCTGCTGCATGaaaatttctgaagaagaaaacagattttgcagTGCTCTAGGAAGATCTTTCCGTTCATGGTTTTTCTCCAGATCCTTGGATGAATCAGCCCTGAGAAAGCAAGCTGAGAAGATGAAGCCTCTGAAGAGTGAAGGAGAATGGGCAAACAGTACCATATCCATTCAGCAATCAAGACACTGCAGTTTGGATTTAGGTCCTCATGGGACACTGTTAAAAGAACAGAGTTTAGATGATGACGAGGTGTTTGCGGAAAACCTGTCTCTCAAAAAGCCAGAGTGGTCACCAGCCACAGATGCACTGAAGGATTTAAATCTAAATGGAGGACACCAAAGTGTAATTCAGAGCAAGAGTGCAGAAACTTCGTTTCTGAGTGGCCCAGTGGAAGACGGGGACAACAGCTGCAGTTATAATAACGATGATGCTGGTAAGTCTAATGCCGGCAAATTTTTCAGAAGAACGTCAACAACTGACTCCACTGATTCTGCTTTGGATTCAGCAGTGTCTGTTGGGGACCAGACTGCTGACACACCGGATACAAAAGCCTTCATGCGTTATTACCATGTTTTTCGGGAAGGGGAGTTGTGCTCGCTGGTAGAAGAGAACGTGCCTGAGCTTCAGATACTTTCTTCCTGCTATGACCATGGAAACTGGTGCATTAttgcagagaaaaaagggaaatag